CAATTTCAATTTCCACTCATTTTCTTTCTGTTCCATTGCTAAATCTCTCCCAAACGAAACCTGAAGGGAAAAAAATCCTTTGATTCTGACGTGGGTTGACGCGCAAAGACAAAAACCATGTAATAACATTGATATGCTTGAGGCACTAATTACTTTCAGTTAGAAAAACAACGAGAGTATATAGTTGCACACAATAAATAATCAGAGAGAGCCATACCTTCTTCTCCTCCGCGGCAGGAGCAGCAGGGGCGGCGGCGGCACCGCCAGCAGCCGGTGCTGCAACGGCAACAGCAGCACCGCCACCAGAACCAACGTTCATTATTAGATCTTCAACGTTCCTCTTCTCAACGAGTTTAGCAAAGAGGCTGGCCCAGAAGGGCTCCACGCTCACTTTCGCCGCCTTAACAATGGTACTAATCTTCTCTGCCTATTCATGTAAcccaaaaacacattttcacgTATTCAATCAATTCGTGTAAGATAAATCCCTCTAAAGAACACGCGTAAAaccacaccaaaaaaaaaaaaaactcaaggtTTGGGACGTTACAGTGACAGGAATGCCCTCGTCGTAAAGCATCAAAATAGCGTAGGTGCAGGCAAGTTCTCCGGCCGACATCGTTCCCGTACCGCTAATAGATCTACAACAAACTAAAACCaaattttgatcaattcaaCGTCCGAAGAACGCCTATGGATCTATAAAAGAACTGAAAGTCGATATCTAATCAATGCAATCGATCATGATTCAAAGAAGGAGAACGCTCGAATGTTCTCGCTCGTATTACCTGATGAAGATGGGAGTTGAAGCCTCCTCTTCCAACTCTTCTGCTGCTATAATTAGGGTTTTCAGAGCGTTGCAGAACTTATATAGGCAAGTGGATAGGCCGTAAGCTAGGGCACAGAATTTAGTGGGCTGTTACTTGAGCTtctagtataaaaaaaaaaaattggcacgtagtatttgttttaacttataaaattttaatttatagtttcTATTAGGTTTTAGAAGGAGTAGAAGTTAGCTTTTTTTAAATTGGGTATCCCAACTTTTACAACTTCTActtaaatgattatatttttgtgacaattttactcttatttttaacaaataatgaCCATTTTATCTATGTAGtcatggatttttctttttcactgtcatctccattttcagatatcttcctctctctcgtcattttcctctctctctatactctaattaatttttttataacactttaaacttatacatatatactaattaatttttaaattatcattctataactactaagtgTATTATgaacaattatataaaaataagttattttagaACTTATGATATCAAACATCACAACTACTTAATTATAACTTATAAGAAATTGCAACAAataggttcacaacttattctaaattttaaaacttataatctaagaaattagaaattataatttttttaattaaactgtAACAAACGGAGCTAATGAAGTGCAGTCGTTGCTTTTCCAAAGCCCAGTATCAGGGGGAACTGGCCCCAAGCCCTTTATTGCTTTTGTATTGAGTTGCAACAAATGtggctccccccccccctctctagCCCATGTCGAGCAAACTCGACGAGAGTAATAGaacataattatgaaaaattatactaataaccaatattaagatttactaataataaattttataaatttatatattaaaagttatatttaccaaaagattcatatatatttttatttatacgtttatgttttataattttaaaaaaatattattattttatttttatttcatatattatccatttttcatcttaattttcATGCAACTAAggtcaaaataagaaaaaaaaaagagataataCTATTATTGTCAAGCAATTGAAATAGAAAAGAGAACAGTGGTATATTCAATtcggtttcaaaattttatcttttagtttagagagagaaattaaaacacaaatgcaatttgattattttataaaaaaataaaaaatatagcttacaaattaaaaatacttattatattatCTAAAATCATCACATTATGTTTACGTAGGGTACCGACCTTACTTTGACCGCAAGCCAAAGCGAGCCATAGAGAAGCAAGGGCGCACTCGCCCCGCAACTTAGCTCTCGCCATTGCCGCCCCCCTTTGGATCAGCGGCGCCTCACAAGCTCATAACCCCAAGGAACTTGTCTGATCCCTCGGGTTCACGCCTTTCGCCTGAACTGATCAGAACATTCTGGAAGGTGACCTTCGATGACTCCCTCTCACTGCCCTCAAATTTCATTCTACGTTCTTGCATTGTTCTTCATAGCTTCAGTTATATTATCTTTGTAGAGCAGAAGGGGGAAATACGAACAAACCCTAGCTCGACGGTTCAGCGAAGGCGAATTTACTTGGTGGCTCTTTCATCTCAGTTATCGCATTTTCGGTACGTTCTTTAACTCTCTTTCCGTCTTTGTTTCCATGTATGTAGTCGCTAGGGTTTTGGCTCGATGCGAAGGGAAACCTTTATGGTTATTGTTATACTTCATTGGGTTCAAATCAAAGATCAGTGTGCTGACTCTGTTCCGTTCGATACGTTTTATCTTTTTTCTGTTGTTCTTTTCCGTTTCTCTATATATCGTGCTGGAAGCCTTCTTTTGACGAATGGTTATAATGGTCGAAGGTGGGGAGTCTTTTCAAATCTGAAAAGAAACATACTGACACGAGCTCGTTTACCTGCTTGTATTTGGGATTGATTTTACAGTTAGGACCATGGGTgtatttcttttgtctttttgcTAACACAGGTAACCAAGCTGTATTTATCCATTCACGGAGGCAGCATCTTCAGTTTAGCACATGcgtcttttcttcttttgtgtttttaaatcCTTTAAAGATGAGATGGGCTTATACTTACACAATTGATATGCTAATTTAACTTCACTTATATCCTAGTACCATTTATGGCATTTCTTAAACAATTAGTAAATGGAGGACTGCAATATTTCGAGTAAAATTATAAGGCTTCACTTCCTGTCCTGTAGTGTCCATAGGCTGGTAGTTATTTGCTGAACTGACTCATCCTCACACTTCCGACACACATTTTGGTTAGATTTAATACTCTCACTGCTGGCTTGTGGCTCCTGTTTGTTCCTTACTTAGCCAATACTTGACTGCGAGGTTTATGAAATTGTGCTTTAGCCTAGTTTCCTTCTCTGTATCTGAAGTTATTTTCAGATTAGATTTCCAGCACATGTTGTTCGAGAATGCTTGTCAAGAAGCCCAAATACATGTTTTCTGATAATGCCTTTTAATGTGATtgcattatttttattgttttcattgTTTGGTTACTCTGTGCCTGGTGGTGTGGTGACACAATTTTGCTTCCTTCACCCAACTGTTAAACCTGAAGGGTAAGAACAGTTGGTGCTATCCAGCTTTCTGAAGTAGACACAGGTTTATATTGTTCCCTGTGACAGACTACTTGAGAAATCCAAATTCTTTTTGATTTGTGCTGTTAAGCAACTTAGCAATGAAGACACACTTGATGACTGATATTTTCTGGTCTGAAAATACAATCTTGTACTGCATGACATGATCTAATTATTAGCTTCTGGCCACCGTAAGGCTCCAGCTTATCTGATTGCAATCAAAAGAGAGCATTATGTTTTTATTCCTGTtgcttttttttaatttttttccttatatttatTGCTACCGTTTGTCTTGTTTTCTGTGCATAAATTGCTAGTGGAATTTAACAGGGTTCTTATTagctcatattttgcatatggacccccccccccccccccccaccaaaaaaaaaaagtgaatctGAATACTGTTGCCACTTGACTAGCTTAGCGGATCACAAACTTTATATGAGTTACTTCATCTGTTATATCTTTAGAATAGCAAGTGATGTCTTGCATTTCTTCTAGGGCCACTTTACTTCCACTGCAATTGAAAGAAATCTAAATAAGGTAAAATGCTTAATTACATGGGAATTTTGCCTCATCTCATGACATGGATGCTTTCTTTATGATAGATGCCAAGCGCTTGGACAAATTTGAGCTTTGGAATCATTCATAGGGATGTATATGGGGAGTGGGACAAATCAGGGTGGAGTTGTGtttatttgtatataattgGAGGTTCTTGTTCACACTCGGAAGATATTTTCAGctacaaaaattttaagagaGGATGAGGAGAGcaaattttattacaaaaaaaatttatagctGTGGAGCATCTTGGAACGTATGAGCAATGGAGCTCTGGAGCACCGCTTGCCTCAAGGATTGCTCTTTTGGTTTGCATCATAGTTTTGTATATTCTTTATCTTTGTTATTATCATCTTGGGTCCATGGCTATCAAGAACAAAGTCCAAAATATGCTGACAAACTATCAAAAGTTAATGTTCATTTTTCCCTATTTAAATGCATTAACATTCTTTTTTTTGGCAGTCGAACGTGTTCAGTTGAAATGAGTGGTCGTTTCTCTCGAACAATTTATGTGGGAAACCTTCCCGCAGACATAAGAGAAAGGGAAGTTGAAGATCTTTTCTACAAGGTTTGAGTTGAATATCTTATTCTTGTGTATATGCTGGTGTTACTCACATATAAATGTTGCATTGATTATCCTAtttatcttaaataaaaaaagattagaCAAATCAATCATCATTTCTAAACTAACCTTAGAGTCGGTTATTCTTGTTCTTGTTAAGTgtacttttcttcttcattgaattGTCTTTTAGGTAACTAAGTCATGTGCCATTTGTCCTTTATATCCCCAATCTTTTCTCTTGATGTCTTAGTAACTCCaagttaaaaataacaaaagaaatacGACCTAGTCATGCAAACAAGTTGAATTGACATAGCACCTTACATAAAAAAGTTTGCTCTATTGTAGATACATTATTGTGTGTGGAATTTGCTGGATATGAACCATTTATATCTTAAGTGTTGCCCAGGGAATGGCCCAAGCATTAGTTGGAAAACAAGGGGAggtgtcacattcctaggggtaGAAGAGTAGttgtatttcttttcttatgcatCCTACTTGTATCGTCTGTACTTAGTTGTTGTAGTGGTTATGCTTCACCAGATTGTACATTTTGGATATTTGTATTGTCGGGCTATATATAGGCCACTATGTGAATGAAGAGAatcatttccctctctctctctcgaacattctccctctttcttaCTATTTCTCTCCCTCCAAATTTGCTCTAACTTTGAATCCTTCCCAATTGAACCCTTGTCAGATTTGTGgatctaacaattggtattagagctaggTGGTTCTCAGCCTTACAACAAAGTAGGGTTTGACGAATTGCAACAATCCACAACAATAGGCTTGGAATTGTGGGTTGCCGATTCACAGTGGGTGACACGGATCGATGATTGATTGCAAAACTAATTGAGTCGCAGTAGGCATTCTCAGAAACAGTTGTTAAATTGATTGAACAATTGAGTCGATCAATTACATGAGGAGTAAACAGAGTCGATGCATTCAGGAGGTGATACCAGAGGCGATTCTTATCCAACGAATTTAGCAGTGAGCCAGAGTGAGGTGATTTTCAGCCTTGTCAACAGTGACCACGACACTAGGGTGAAGCAATTCTAGGTGAGCGGAAATTATCTTGATTGCTATCAAATGGTGGGGTGATCGGCGATTGGTGATTCGGGGTAGCAATCTGTAGATCATATTTCAGTCCATGGTAATTGGGTTGATCTAAGGCAGATTGATAGATTAAGAGGATGGCTAAGGGAACTAGAATGAAGTAGTTGGAAATTCGATTAGATGTAATGGAGATTGGGTTTTGCCAGAATCAAGAGCAGTTGGAGGATTGATTGGAGTTGTCGAAGTTAGGACTACACCAGACACAAGAGGAGGTGAGTCGTGGCAGGGCAGAAAACTTGGGCACTAGAGAGGAGgtttgtcatgatcctagggcttaacctaggattagtttgggaatcggaagaatccgattcagCAACGGCCAAGAACAGAAGGAGATTAAGGAGGAATTtgagagaatgagggagagattagaagaagtgttagggggattagaagaacagaaaagagggagatgaagatcaagaaaggggagagaatttggaagaggagaaaaacatatttcaattcactaatttcttggataacaaaacaaaccattacaacaatcttttataggcatatttgccttctaacaacctagcacatgctcccatgtgcttctaatcacttgctaaccacttgctaaaatatccctaacaaactat
This genomic stretch from Diospyros lotus cultivar Yz01 chromosome 1, ASM1463336v1, whole genome shotgun sequence harbors:
- the LOC127793538 gene encoding 60S acidic ribosomal protein P1 — its product is MSAGELACTYAILMLYDEGIPVTAEKISTIVKAAKVSVEPFWASLFAKLVEKRNVEDLIMNVGSGGGAAVAVAAPAAGGAAAAPAAPAAEEKKEEPKEESDEDMGFSLFD